TAAAGATCAAAGAGGAAGTTGTTGACCCGGATGATATCGATATGCTTCAAGATTTAATTCTTGCAGCAACGAACGAAGTTTTGAAAAAAGTGGACGAAACGACAAACGAAACAATGGGTCAATTCACGAAGGGTATGAATTTACCTGGAATGTTCTAATTGTTGGAAGGAGAAACGTGAATGCAATACCCTGAACCGATATCCAAGCTGATCGACAGCTTTATGAAATTGCCGGGCATTGGGCCGAAAACGGCCGTTCGTCTGGCTTTTTTCGTGTTGAATATGAAGGAAGACGATGTTCTTGATTTTGGAAAATCGCTCGTTAATGCGAAGCGGAACCTGACACACTGTTCAATTTGCCATAACATCACGGATCAGGATCCGTGCAGGGTATGTGATGATGACAACCGGGACCAGTCTGTCATTTGTGTCGTGCAGGACCCGAAAGATGTCATTGCAATGGAAAAAATGAAGGAATACAACGGTCTGTACCATGTGCTGCATGGTGCGATTTCCCCAATGGACGGAATCGGTCCTGAGGATATTAACATTCCGGACCTGCTTAAACGTCTGCAGGATGACACAGTCCAGGAATTGATTCTGGCAACCAATCCCAACATTGAGGGAGAAGCGACGGCCATGTATATATCAAGGCTTGTGAAACCGACCGGCATCAAAATCACCCGCATAGCCCACGGCTTGCCGGTTGGCGGCGATCTGGAATATGCAGATGAAATCACTTTGTCCAAAGCGCTTGAAGGGCGAAGAGAACTATAAGAAGGGCAAGCGGGAGGAGAACAACATGATATTTCGCCGCAAAGGCAAGCTCCGCAAAGAGTATGACCAGCAATTGCTGGAACTTGCTTCCAGCCTGAAAGAAGAATGGATGAAGCAAAAAACACTTGTGGAAAGAAGTGTCGATCCTTCAGAGCAAGTACTTCATTCGCTGCGGATTGCCGAGAGCAAATATTTCTACATTTTAAAGGAAGTAAAAGTACGACGCATTTCCATGGGAAAACTAAAAAGGTGACAGTGTGCTGTTCTATTGCCCTCCCCGGTTCAATAGAATATAACAAGGGACTTGTCTATTTTTGAACCGGGGGTGGGATATTGGAACCAATCGTTGTCTTTTCAGTAATCGGCGGCCTGTTATTTTTGCTGCTGATGATCGGTGTGCCGATGAAGCCGCTTCGTTTCATGGGTACAGCTGCAGTCAAAATGTTGATCGGCGCCCTATTCCTTTTTTTCTTGAATACATTCGGAACAGCAATTGGCTTGCATGTTCCGATAAACCTTGCGACAGCCGCAATTTCCGGTTTCCTCGGAATACCGGGTGTGATTGCGCTCGCAGC
Above is a genomic segment from Bacillus marinisedimentorum containing:
- the recR gene encoding recombination mediator RecR, coding for MQYPEPISKLIDSFMKLPGIGPKTAVRLAFFVLNMKEDDVLDFGKSLVNAKRNLTHCSICHNITDQDPCRVCDDDNRDQSVICVVQDPKDVIAMEKMKEYNGLYHVLHGAISPMDGIGPEDINIPDLLKRLQDDTVQELILATNPNIEGEATAMYISRLVKPTGIKITRIAHGLPVGGDLEYADEITLSKALEGRREL
- a CDS encoding pro-sigmaK processing inhibitor BofA family protein, coding for MEPIVVFSVIGGLLFLLLMIGVPMKPLRFMGTAAVKMLIGALFLFFLNTFGTAIGLHVPINLATAAISGFLGIPGVIALAAIAHFILP
- a CDS encoding YaaL family protein; translated protein: MIFRRKGKLRKEYDQQLLELASSLKEEWMKQKTLVERSVDPSEQVLHSLRIAESKYFYILKEVKVRRISMGKLKR